A window from Larimichthys crocea isolate SSNF chromosome XXIII, L_crocea_2.0, whole genome shotgun sequence encodes these proteins:
- the LOC113744525 gene encoding uncharacterized protein LOC113744525 has product MYGLCFEGQWRWTYHLLLIIWLLLLAATPPKALGYFLGDTKAVLHGCEDHWTLQDRTSMPLLFQMTVCVDIRVTVPGSWVAFSYSSVHAPRPELGLEGDDKAVYGWLLRVRHRFPVELSPTVWHRVCLRRDVPRNSFSLEVDGKMVAARTVIAQAISPSGSLWLGCRPRDRPPGASLGEVELYMFRMWNDLDHHGVCEDGTVIGWSAQYWGLTSPRARQRDPNLLCAAIAGPRAFMTPPVPSTKTTSSPVIVVTHVSNQTSQVTGPQLINCDIKQFCSQKNAYFWMSIHVEVKEGDKNEQDVQNLVSDAFGCSGNISDTASDKMDFCLAVEVNCVAKSQISTTTCDVLLQRSVAVSACEVQREGVSALQIVGGEQIEVNITREVERVGRYHCEDTAPSSGGFVRCASTSSLEDICQANQASTVTCSLIEPDSNPDPQPVSKSCSRSGPHFCDCTAFCESQRHFFATRINITSDAVNVDLLKSLLSRPRLAQSCGTTSNCQDSYEKVHLECHGTQQR; this is encoded by the exons ATGTATGGCCTTTGCTTTGAAGGACAGTGGCGATGGACGTATCATCTCCTTCTAATCATCTGGCTTTTGCTGTTGGCAGCCACTCCACCCAAAG CTCTTGGCTATTTCCTTGGAGACACTAAGGCAGTGCTACATGGCTGCGAGGACCACTGGACCCTGCAGGACAGGACGTCCATGCCACTGCTCTTTCAGATGACCGTGTGTGTTGACATCCGTGTGACCGTCCCCGGATCCTGGGTGGCTTTCTCTTACAGCTCGGTCCACGCACCAAGACCTGAGCTGGGTCTGGAGGGAGACGATAAAGCGGTTTATGGGTGGCTGCTTAGGGTCCGACACCGATTTCCTGTTGAGCTGTCCCCAACGGTGTGGCATCGGGTGTGTCTGAGGAGGGACGTACCGCGCAACTCCTTTAGCCTGGAG GTTGATGGGAAAATGGTAGCAGCGAGGACGGTCATCGCTCAGGCCATCTCCCCCTCAGGCTCCCTGTGGCTGGGCTGCCGACCCAGAGACCGACCCCCGGGAGCCTCGCTCGGAGAAGTGGAGCTGTACATGTTCCGCATGTGGAATGATCTGGACCACCACGGCGTCTGCGAGGACGGCACCGTGATCGGCTGGAGTGCTCAGTACTGGGGCCTGACAAGTCCGAGGGCCAGACAGAGAGACCCCAACCTCCTGTGTG CTGCAATTGCAGGCCCACGGGCGTTCATGACCCCACCTG TGCCTTCGACTAAAACTACCTCAAGTCCCGTCATAGTTGTCACTCACGTGAGCAACCAGACGTCACAGGTCACAG ggCCACAATTAATAAATTGTGACATCAAACAATTCTGTTCCCAGAAAA ACGCTTACTTTTGGATGTCCATACATGTGGAAGTCAAAGAAGGAGATAAGAATGAACAAGACGTCCAAAACTTG GTGTCAGATGCGTTCGGTTGCTCCGGTAACATCAGTGACACAGCAAGTGACAAAATGGATTTCTGTCTG GCGGTCGAGGTGAACTGCGTGGCAAAAAGTCAAATAAG CACAACAACCTGCGATGTGCTGTTGCAGCGCAGCGTGGCTGTCTCGGCGTGTGAGGTGCAGCGGGAAGGAGTCTCTGCACTGCAGATCGTCGGAGGCGAACAAATAGAAGTGAACATCAcaagagaggtggagagagtcG GTCGATATCATTGTGAGGACACAGCGCCCTCAAGTGGCGGCTTCGTGAGGTGTGCATCCACGTCTTCCCTGGAGGATATCTGTCAGGCAAACCAAGCCTCCACGGTCACATG TTCCCTCATCGAGCCAGACTCCAACCCAGATCCACAGCCTGTGTCAAAATCCTGCAGCA GGAGTGGGCCACACTTTTGTGACTGCACCGCTTTCTGTGAATCCCAAA GACACTTTTTTGCTACAAGAATCAACATCACCAGTGATGCTGTCAATGTCGACCTCCTAAAAAGCTTG CTGTCACGACCTCGGTTAGCTCAGTCGTGTGGCACAAC GTCAAACTGCCAAGACAGTTATGag AAAGTTCATCTGGAATGCCATGGCACACAGCAGAGGTAG